The following proteins come from a genomic window of Streptomyces sp. GS7:
- a CDS encoding IS3 family transposase, translating into MDLRQSCGRTGSCFDNAAAESFWALLKEEIGTRIWPDRATAHAEVFDFIETFYNRRRLRKRKVFGYLTPAETRQRHQHDLTA; encoded by the coding sequence TTGGACCTCCGGCAAAGCTGCGGACGAACCGGATCTTGCTTCGACAACGCCGCCGCGGAGAGCTTCTGGGCCCTACTCAAAGAAGAGATCGGCACCCGAATCTGGCCCGACCGAGCCACCGCCCACGCCGAGGTATTCGACTTCATCGAGACGTTTTACAACCGCCGCCGACTGCGCAAGCGCAAAGTCTTCGGCTACCTCACCCCAGCCGAGACACGGCAGCGGCACCAACACGACCTCACGGCATAG
- a CDS encoding GLEYA domain-containing protein, whose translation MNHTRTAVATVLAAAAFLGTVALAPGAVADDGRDNAPLTVYKDIKAGTYYPIRVLWGNTDGAGYLHLDIYGPDGR comes from the coding sequence GTGAACCACACCCGTACCGCCGTCGCGACCGTCCTGGCCGCAGCCGCCTTCCTCGGCACCGTCGCCCTCGCCCCCGGTGCGGTCGCTGACGACGGCCGCGATAACGCCCCCCTCACCGTCTACAAAGACATCAAGGCCGGCACGTACTACCCCATCCGCGTCCTGTGGGGTAACACCGATGGCGCGGGGTACCTCCACCTCGACATCTACGGCCCGGACGGAAGGTAG
- a CDS encoding SDR family oxidoreductase, with translation MTSQDNTKITGRSTGMDEGKALAGKVALIAGATRGAGRAMAVELGRAGATVYVTGRTTHGSASETGRPTETIEQTSELVTAAGGEGIAAVVDHLQPEQVRALIERIDNEQGRLDVLVNAVWGGDGLVEHGRKMWECDMDKGLRMLRLGVETHFVTSRYALPLMIRRPGGLVVEMTDGTEEFNRRYREPFYYDLAKYAPIRMAKALAAEAGEYGCTAVSLTPGFMRTEAVLEMFGVSEENWREGCKMDPTFAVSETPTYVARAVASLATDPDVAGLNGRSLSAGALAKEYGFTDVDGSSPDPARYFEDFMTTGKAPDPNDYR, from the coding sequence ATGACGTCTCAGGACAACACCAAGATCACAGGCAGGAGCACGGGCATGGACGAGGGGAAGGCGCTGGCCGGGAAGGTGGCGCTGATCGCGGGGGCGACCCGGGGTGCGGGCCGGGCCATGGCGGTCGAGCTCGGCCGGGCCGGCGCCACCGTCTACGTGACCGGCCGCACCACGCACGGCAGCGCGAGCGAGACGGGCCGCCCGACAGAGACCATCGAGCAGACCTCCGAGCTGGTCACGGCGGCCGGCGGCGAGGGCATCGCGGCCGTGGTCGACCACCTCCAGCCGGAGCAGGTGCGGGCGCTGATCGAGCGCATCGACAACGAGCAGGGGCGACTGGACGTGCTCGTCAACGCCGTCTGGGGCGGCGACGGCCTCGTCGAGCACGGCAGGAAGATGTGGGAATGCGACATGGACAAGGGGCTGCGGATGCTGCGGCTCGGCGTCGAGACCCACTTCGTCACCAGCCGCTACGCCCTGCCGCTGATGATCCGTCGGCCCGGTGGTCTGGTGGTGGAGATGACCGACGGTACGGAGGAGTTCAACCGTCGCTACCGTGAGCCGTTCTACTACGACCTGGCCAAGTACGCGCCGATCAGGATGGCGAAGGCGCTGGCAGCCGAGGCCGGCGAGTACGGCTGCACGGCCGTGAGCCTGACCCCCGGATTCATGCGCACCGAGGCGGTGCTGGAGATGTTCGGGGTGAGCGAGGAGAACTGGCGCGAGGGCTGCAAGATGGACCCGACCTTCGCGGTCTCCGAGACCCCCACCTACGTCGCACGGGCGGTGGCGTCGCTCGCCACAGACCCGGACGTAGCCGGTCTCAACGGCCGCTCGCTGTCCGCGGGTGCTCTGGCCAAGGAGTACGGCTTCACGGACGTCGACGGTTCCTCCCCGGACCCCGCGCGGTACTTCGAGGACTTCATGACCACCGGCAAGGCCCCCGACCCCAACGACTACCGCTGA
- a CDS encoding VOC family protein: MDFVSIRIITSDVARLVEFYERATGARATWATEDFAELKTAGATLAIASTRTVPLFAPGSARPAANHSVITEFLVDDVDRVHQNLTGFVTDFVTEPTTMPWGNRSLLFRDPDGNLVNFFTPVPPTAIEKFAR, from the coding sequence ATGGACTTCGTCTCGATCCGCATCATCACCAGCGACGTAGCGCGCCTCGTCGAGTTCTACGAGCGCGCCACAGGGGCGCGGGCGACGTGGGCCACCGAGGACTTCGCCGAACTCAAGACCGCGGGCGCCACCCTCGCGATCGCCAGCACCCGCACCGTCCCGCTGTTCGCCCCGGGCTCTGCCCGCCCGGCGGCCAACCACAGCGTGATCACCGAGTTCCTCGTCGACGACGTGGACCGCGTTCACCAGAACCTGACCGGCTTCGTCACCGACTTCGTCACCGAGCCCACCACGATGCCCTGGGGCAACCGGTCGCTGCTGTTCCGCGACCCCGACGGCAACCTCGTCAACTTCTTCACCCCCGTCCCCCCAACGGCCATCGAAAAGTTCGCACGCTGA
- a CDS encoding helix-turn-helix transcriptional regulator — translation MPRPTARVLTLLELLQSGGTRTVAELADRLGVEGRTVRRYVDQLIDLDVPVESVRGRYGGYRLAPGYRLPPLMLSDDEALAVLLGLVAGRRAGLTTTEHTASETASAKIRRVLPKHIARRLDTLVETLAFTDQPGEFNTPDAEVLLTIADAVRHRRPVSIRYTDRDGRRGERTLHAYGIVAHAGRWYVTGKDARIGEDRTFRLDRIADARTLPGSFEAPVGPAPAQRVLSGFATAEYRHEVTLRIHGTVEQIRTHLPAGVASLEEHESAAGEVRATERWLRVELRAERLDWLPSVLASLDRPFVIERPDELRDLVIALADRLTPYAHQA, via the coding sequence ATGCCTCGACCTACTGCCCGGGTGCTGACACTCCTGGAGCTGCTGCAGTCGGGCGGCACCCGGACGGTGGCCGAACTTGCCGACCGGCTCGGCGTCGAAGGGCGCACCGTGCGCCGGTATGTGGATCAGCTGATCGACCTGGACGTGCCCGTGGAATCGGTGCGCGGCCGCTACGGCGGGTACCGGCTTGCCCCCGGGTACCGCTTGCCGCCGCTCATGCTCAGCGACGACGAGGCGCTGGCCGTGCTGCTCGGCCTGGTCGCCGGCCGCCGAGCAGGGTTGACGACGACGGAGCACACGGCAAGCGAGACGGCATCGGCGAAGATCCGGCGGGTGCTGCCCAAGCACATCGCCCGTCGGCTCGACACACTTGTGGAGACTCTCGCCTTCACGGACCAGCCCGGAGAGTTCAACACCCCGGACGCTGAGGTCCTGCTCACCATCGCCGATGCGGTGCGCCACCGCCGACCGGTCTCGATCCGCTACACCGACCGCGACGGACGGCGCGGCGAACGCACGCTGCACGCGTACGGGATCGTCGCCCATGCGGGCCGGTGGTACGTCACGGGCAAGGACGCCCGGATCGGCGAGGACCGAACCTTCCGGCTCGATCGCATCGCAGACGCGCGGACCCTGCCCGGCTCATTCGAAGCGCCAGTGGGTCCCGCTCCGGCACAGCGCGTGTTGTCAGGGTTCGCCACGGCCGAGTACCGGCATGAGGTGACCTTGCGGATCCACGGGACAGTTGAGCAGATCCGCACCCACCTTCCGGCCGGCGTCGCGAGCCTGGAGGAGCACGAGTCCGCGGCCGGTGAGGTCCGGGCGACCGAGCGCTGGCTGCGCGTCGAGCTGCGGGCGGAGCGGCTCGACTGGTTGCCTTCGGTACTCGCCTCACTCGACCGGCCGTTCGTCATCGAGCGCCCCGATGAACTCCGCGACCTCGTCATCGCGCTCGCCGATCGCCTCACGCCCTACGCCCACCAAGCCTGA
- a CDS encoding nuclear transport factor 2 family protein, producing the protein MSTNSVGPTVAKRFLAAFQARDWERLRGLLTDDITWTMPGTGTISGTIHGADAVVRRARHIADQGLHTELLHVLIGAHGAALSLRNTATAPDGRQLDEHLATVLTTRHDRITAIDSYLSDVDGMSAFFTTP; encoded by the coding sequence CAGCGTCGGCCCTACGGTCGCCAAACGCTTCCTCGCCGCGTTCCAGGCCCGAGACTGGGAGAGGCTGCGTGGCCTGCTGACCGACGACATCACCTGGACCATGCCGGGGACCGGCACCATCTCGGGCACTATCCATGGCGCGGACGCGGTCGTACGCAGAGCCCGGCACATCGCGGACCAGGGACTGCACACCGAGCTGCTCCACGTGCTCATCGGCGCACACGGCGCCGCCCTCTCGCTCCGCAACACGGCAACAGCCCCCGACGGACGCCAGCTCGACGAACACCTCGCGACCGTGCTGACCACCCGCCACGACCGCATCACCGCCATCGACAGCTACCTATCGGACGTCGACGGAATGAGCGCTTTCTTCACCACACCCTGA